In a genomic window of Quercus lobata isolate SW786 chromosome 4, ValleyOak3.0 Primary Assembly, whole genome shotgun sequence:
- the LOC115985424 gene encoding uncharacterized protein LOC115985424 encodes MEDTTPDRPFQFEAMWTKEESSKEVVENAWLSSVEGSQGYRLARKLDATTRDLKRWNKKFFGNSRERIKELEAKIARLQVSNPRRKNLELEASLNLELDDWLEREDLKWKQKSRELWTKEGDRNTRFFHLSTLVRRRRNHINEIKLEDGSWINTREEIQNYFNENFKSLYQSECNDVPEDLENLIEPCISEAENEELCKVPSREEIYKVVFEMKSLKAPRPDGFLTLFYKHYWETVGNQIILATQSFFRSVGF; translated from the coding sequence ATGGAAGATACAACTCCAGATCGACCTTTCCAATTTGAAGCAATGTGGACTAAGGAGGAATCAAGTAAAGAGGTAGTGGAGAATGCTTGGCTATCGTCTGTAGAGGGTTCACAAGGTTATAGACTTGCTAGAAAGCTGGATGCCACCACGAGGGACTTGAAAAGGtggaataaaaaattctttgggAATTCAAGAGAAAGAATTAAGGAGCTAGAGGCAAAAATTGCTCGGTTACAAGTCTCAAACCCTAGAAGGAAAAATCTTGAGCTAGAAGCATCACTGAATCTGGAACTTGATGATTGGCTGGAAAGAGAGGATCTAAAGTGGAAGcagaaatcaagagagttatggACCAAGGAGGGTGATAGGAACACAAGATTCTTCCATCTTTCCACCTTGGTGAGGAGAAGAAGGAATCATATCAATGAAATCAAGTTGGAGGATGGATCATGGATAAATACAAGGGAGGAAATCCAAAACTatttcaatgaaaattttaaatccttGTATCAATCTGAATGCAATGATGTTCCTGAAgatttagaaaatttaattgaGCCATGTATTTCGGAGGCAGAGAATGAGGAGTTATGCAAAGTTCCTTCCAGAGAAGAAATTTATAAAGTAGTTTTTGAAATGAAGTCTCTCAAGGCACCCAGACCTGATGGTTTCCTGACCTTGTTCTATAAACATTATTGGGAAACTGTGGGTAACCAGATTATTTTAGCTACACAAAGTTTCTTTCGAAGTGTAGGATTCTAA
- the LOC115988004 gene encoding disease resistance protein RGA2-like translates to MAETAYGVTVKLLGLLGSLTCQELSLAWGVRNDLTELESTVSAIKAVLLDAEEKQASDHRLNHWLGELKDVLNDAENVLDEFHCRVLQKEAMKRYGSTSKKVCHFFSSSNNPLAFRFEMANKIKGVRERVDDIADKKDKLNLAEGLEDGNITMHQRDMTHSFVHPSSVIGRDEDKENLIRLLMHQDAGRNVSVIPIVGIGGLGKTTLAKLVYNDEVVVSHFQLRMWVCVSENFNVTRLIKEILKSAVGTIDENLSVDQLQIRLRKLLENEKFLLVLDDIWNEDRNKWIELEDLLLSSCNGSKIIVTTQNSFVATIMGTAPTYNLDGLIQENCFSLFVKLAFKEGDENQYPNLLQIGREIVRKCKGVPLAVKTLAGLLYSKVDEGEWKYVRDNEIWNLEQKEGDILPALRLSYNQLPFHLKRCFAYCSLFPKDHVFTNLQLIQFWMAHGILQSPVNENQELEDVGDLYIKELLSRSFFQDLDVQQICFHTFKMHDLVHDLALSIAKGECSIVTKDSSISTEVCHLFFFDNDQEVTTQLEKLSKVRTIIFETKQPVLI, encoded by the coding sequence ATGGCTGAAACTGCCTATGGCGTCACAGTGAAGCTCCTGGGGCTGCTTGGATCCCTTACTTGCCAAGAGCTCAGCTTGGCATGGGGCGTTCGAAACGATCTGACAGAGCTTGAGAGCACAGTCTCAGCCATCAAAGCTGTACTCTTAGATGCTGAGGAGAAGCAGGCAAGTGACCATAGGCTGAACCATTGGCTAGGGGAGCTCAAAGATGTTCTTAATGATGCCGAGAATGTGCTGGATGAATTTCACTGCCGAGTTTTGCAGAAGGAAGCAATGAAAAGATACGGGAGCACTAGCAAAAAGGTGTGTCATTTCTTTTCTAGTTCTAATAATCCACTTGCATTCCGTTTTGAAATGGCAAATAAAATCAAGGGTGTTAGGGAGAGGGTAGATGATATTGCAGATaagaaagataaattaaatCTTGCTGAAGGACTTGAAGATGGGAATATAACAATGCACCAGAGGGACATGACTCACTCCTTTGTTCATCCTTCTAGTGTCATTGGTAGGGATGAAGATAAAGAAAACCTCATACGTCTTTTGATGCACCAAGATGCTGGGAGAAATGTTAGTGTAATTCCTATAGTTGGGATTGGAGGATTAGGGAAGACCACACTTGCCAAGTTGGTGTATAACGATGAAGTGGTAGTTAGCCATTTTCAATTGAGGATGTGGGTGTGCGTTTCTGAGAATTTTAATGTCACTAGGTTGATAAAAGAAATCCTTAAATCTGCAGTTGGTACAATTGATGAGAATTTGAGTGTGGATCAGTTGCAAATTCGCTTAAGAAAacttttagaaaatgaaaaatttctACTTGTCTTGGATGACATTTGGAATGAGGATCGTAACAAATGGATTGAATTGGAAGATTTGTTACTAAGCAGTTGCAATGGAAGTAAAATCATAGTGACAACACAGAATAGTTTTGTTGCTACTATTATGGGCACTGCTCCCACATACAATTTAGATGGTCTAATCCAAGagaattgtttttctttgtttgtcaAATTGGCTTTTAAAGAAGGAGACGAAAATCAATATCCAAACCTCTTGCAAATTGGAAGAGAAATCGTAAGAAAATGTAAAGGGGTTCCATTGGCAGTGAAAACTTTAGCCGGACTACTTTATTCAAAAGTTGATGAAGGTGAGTGGAAATATGTGAGAGATAACGAGATATGGAATTTAGAACAAAAGGAGGGTGACATCTTACCTGCATTGAGGCTCAGCTACAACCAATTACCCTTTCACTTGAAGCGATGCTTTGCCTATTGTTCTCTATTTCCAAAGGATCATGTATTCACTAATCTTCAATTGATTCAATTTTGGATGGCTCATGGAATTCTTCAATCACCTGTCAATGAAAATCAAGAGTTGGAAGATGTTGGTGACTTGTATATCAAGGAGTTGTTGTCAAGATCTTTCTTTCAAGATCTTGATGTGCAACAAATCTGCTTCCATACCTTTAAAATGCATGATCTTGTCCATGATCTTGCACTCTCAATTGCCAAAGGTGAGTGTTCAATAGTGACCAAGGATTCCTCTATTTCTACAGAGGTTTGTCATTTGTTCTTTTTTGACAATGACCAAGAAGTTACAACGCAATTAGAGAAATTGAGTAAAGTTCGGactattatttttgaaactaaacaaCCAGTCCTTATTTGA